A genomic region of Psychrobacter sp. M13 contains the following coding sequences:
- a CDS encoding transglutaminase family protein encodes MILKLNVKLHYRLPAPMDLLLQIEAADLVDQRVRSAEIWTSDVAHFSRVVADDGIGERIWIRAEGDFSCTYTAEIDIDRPVLDISALPQTAPHLLPGEAIKYLMPSRFCPSDQFHDFVNAEFGDLSGGARIAAMRDWIESTFSYVPGSSHAQTTALDTFVQRQGVCRDFAHVLVTLARASTIPARFVSVYAPDVTPQDFHAIAEVYLGGSWHLIDPTGMASADTIARIGVGADASGVAFLTAFGSMELVNQSVSVTRQD; translated from the coding sequence TCCATTATCGGCTCCCCGCGCCGATGGACCTTTTGCTTCAGATCGAAGCCGCCGATCTTGTGGATCAGCGGGTGCGTTCGGCCGAGATTTGGACATCAGACGTTGCGCATTTTTCAAGGGTCGTCGCCGATGATGGCATAGGAGAGCGGATTTGGATCCGCGCAGAGGGAGATTTTAGCTGCACTTATACCGCAGAAATTGATATTGACCGTCCTGTTTTAGACATATCGGCCCTGCCCCAAACTGCCCCTCATCTTTTGCCTGGAGAGGCGATCAAATATTTGATGCCCTCTCGCTTTTGCCCATCAGACCAGTTCCATGACTTCGTGAATGCCGAGTTTGGCGATCTCTCAGGTGGCGCGCGGATTGCTGCAATGCGCGATTGGATTGAGTCGACGTTTAGCTATGTGCCTGGATCGAGCCATGCACAAACCACCGCGCTTGACACCTTTGTTCAACGTCAGGGCGTATGCCGCGACTTTGCGCATGTGCTCGTGACACTCGCACGCGCGTCAACGATACCAGCGAGATTCGTGAGCGTTTATGCGCCTGATGTGACGCCACAGGACTTTCATGCCATAGCTGAGGTTTATCTTGGGGGGAGCTGGCATCTCATTGACCCAACTGGCATGGCATCTGCCGACACGATAGCTCGCATCGGTGTTGGAGCCGACGCGTCCGGCGTTGCGTTCTTGACTGCATTCGGATCCATGGAACTGGTCAACCAATCGGTATCCGTGACCAGACAAGATTAG